A genomic region of Acidobacteriota bacterium contains the following coding sequences:
- a CDS encoding SDR family NAD(P)-dependent oxidoreductase: MALEPAGKVALITGAAQGMGRAVAERMAAAGARLVLNDRNPQTLQATAAALEGKAAGVEAVAGDVSCSRDVSRLVERALERFGAIHILVNNAGVLRPTAVIEMEEEEWDWVVNVNLKGTYLCSRAVLPVMRREGWGRIVNFSSTAGKSVSTLGGAHYTAAKAGVLGFTRHLAKEEAPYGITVNAVCPGLIDTEMVRDTIDPERMQSYARSFPISRLGKPAEVAELVAFLASDRAAYITGASLDINGGDLMI, encoded by the coding sequence ATGGCTCTTGAACCGGCAGGAAAGGTCGCGCTGATCACGGGCGCCGCCCAGGGAATGGGCAGGGCCGTGGCGGAAAGAATGGCGGCCGCAGGCGCCCGGCTGGTGCTCAACGACCGGAATCCGCAAACCCTTCAGGCAACGGCCGCAGCCCTGGAGGGGAAAGCCGCCGGGGTGGAGGCCGTGGCCGGCGATGTCTCATGCAGCCGCGACGTGTCGCGCCTCGTGGAGCGGGCGTTGGAACGCTTCGGCGCCATCCACATCCTGGTCAACAACGCGGGGGTCCTGAGGCCGACGGCGGTCATCGAGATGGAAGAGGAGGAATGGGACTGGGTCGTGAACGTCAATCTCAAGGGCACCTACCTCTGCTCGCGAGCCGTGCTTCCCGTCATGCGCCGGGAAGGATGGGGGCGGATCGTCAACTTCTCGTCCACGGCAGGCAAGAGCGTCAGCACCCTCGGCGGCGCCCACTACACGGCCGCCAAAGCCGGCGTGCTGGGGTTCACCCGGCACCTGGCCAAAGAAGAAGCCCCCTACGGGATCACGGTCAACGCAGTCTGTCCCGGACTCATCGACACCGAAATGGTGCGGGACACCATCGATCCGGAGCGCATGCAATCGTACGCCCGGAGCTTCCCCATCTCCCGCCTGGGGAAGCCCGCCGAGGTCGCCGAGCTGGTGGCCTTCCTGGCCTCGGACCGCGCCGCCTACATCACCGGCGCCTCACTGGACATCAACGGGGGAGACCTGATGATCTGA
- a CDS encoding glycine C-acetyltransferase has product MPYQAVKSWLEGELQEIRDSGLYKNEQVILTPQEPRVRTRDGDVVNFCANNYLGLAHHPEIVAAAREGLDSHGFGMASVRFICGTQDIHKELEAALSGFLGTEDTILYTSCFDANAGLFETLLGPEDAILSDALNHASIIDGIRLCRARKKVFGHSDMEDLERKLKETRDCRFRLIATDGVFSMQGDLGRLAEICDLARTYQALVMVDDSHATGFLGDTGRGTPEALGVMDRVDIVTGTLGKALGGASGGFTSGRKEIIRYLRQRSRPYLFSNTVAPPIVAAALKALDLIQQDDSLRRTLHENTRYFRTGLTRLGFEVIEGSHPIVPIMIRDEVRTVRMARAVNARGIFVVGFSFPVVPRGEARIRVQLSAAHTRQDLDRALAAFRDAGVETGLLQD; this is encoded by the coding sequence ATGCCCTATCAAGCGGTGAAATCCTGGCTGGAAGGCGAACTCCAGGAAATCCGGGATTCGGGCCTCTACAAGAACGAGCAGGTCATCCTCACGCCTCAGGAGCCGCGCGTCCGGACCCGGGACGGGGACGTCGTCAACTTCTGCGCCAACAACTACCTGGGCCTGGCCCATCACCCCGAGATCGTGGCCGCGGCCCGGGAGGGTCTGGACAGCCACGGCTTCGGAATGGCTTCAGTCCGTTTCATCTGCGGGACCCAGGACATCCACAAGGAACTGGAGGCGGCCCTTTCCGGATTCCTGGGGACCGAGGACACGATCCTCTACACCTCCTGCTTCGACGCCAATGCCGGCCTGTTCGAAACCTTGCTGGGACCTGAGGACGCCATTCTCAGCGACGCCCTCAATCACGCCAGCATCATCGACGGAATCCGCCTCTGCCGGGCTCGGAAAAAGGTCTTCGGTCACAGCGACATGGAAGACCTGGAACGCAAGCTCAAGGAGACCCGGGACTGCCGCTTTCGCCTCATCGCCACCGACGGCGTCTTCAGCATGCAGGGCGACCTGGGACGCCTGGCGGAGATCTGCGATCTGGCCCGCACCTATCAGGCGCTGGTGATGGTGGACGATTCCCACGCCACCGGATTTTTGGGGGACACGGGGCGCGGCACCCCCGAGGCGTTGGGGGTGATGGATCGGGTCGACATTGTCACGGGCACCCTGGGGAAGGCCCTGGGAGGAGCTTCCGGCGGATTCACCTCGGGCCGCAAGGAGATCATCCGTTACCTGCGGCAGCGCTCCCGGCCCTACCTCTTCTCCAACACGGTGGCGCCCCCCATCGTCGCCGCCGCTCTCAAGGCGCTGGATCTGATTCAACAGGACGACAGCCTGCGCCGGACCCTGCATGAGAACACCCGCTATTTCCGGACGGGTCTGACCCGGCTGGGCTTCGAAGTCATCGAGGGAAGCCATCCCATCGTTCCCATCATGATCCGGGACGAGGTCAGGACGGTTCGGATGGCCCGCGCGGTCAACGCCCGCGGCATTTTCGTCGTTGGATTCAGCTTTCCGGTGGTCCCGCGGGGAGAGGCGCGAATTCGAGTCCAGCTTTCCGCGGCCCATACGCGGCAGGACCTGGACCGGGCCCTGGCCGCGTTCCGCGACGCGGGCGTGGAAACCGGGCTGTTGCAAGACTGA
- the tdh gene encoding L-threonine 3-dehydrogenase gives MPEKMVAVRKMQPGRGFDVVEVPLPELERDQVLVGVEAASICGTDLHIWNWDDWSAQRIRPPLTLGHEFSGTVVDVGKAVSRVRVGDYVSAESHITCGMCFQCRTGQAHMCPSTRILGIAMDGAFAEYVAVPEKVIWQNDRSKLSPEVASLQEPFGNAVFATNAHDLSGQSVAILGCGAIGLFSVGIARASGAARILGVDLNDYRLGLARKMGAHQVLNATGAGGAQGIADWLVRNNDGLGVDIVLEMSGAPSAIDAAFRGVRNGGRVTLFGIPSNPVQIDVAEQMIFKNLTVLALHGRRIFDTWYRTRWLLESGVVDLTPLITRQLGLEDIHQAMELLASGEACKIILRPGADYSHYSGASVQETSETTAARGAIHL, from the coding sequence ATGCCCGAGAAAATGGTCGCGGTCCGCAAGATGCAGCCGGGGAGAGGTTTCGACGTGGTGGAGGTGCCGCTTCCGGAGCTGGAGCGGGACCAGGTCCTGGTAGGCGTCGAGGCGGCCAGCATCTGCGGGACGGATCTCCACATCTGGAATTGGGACGACTGGAGCGCGCAACGAATCCGGCCCCCGTTGACCCTGGGCCACGAATTCTCGGGAACCGTCGTGGACGTGGGCAAAGCGGTGAGCCGGGTGCGGGTGGGAGACTACGTCTCCGCGGAGAGCCACATCACCTGCGGCATGTGTTTCCAATGCCGGACCGGCCAGGCCCACATGTGTCCCTCGACCCGAATTCTCGGCATCGCCATGGACGGGGCCTTTGCGGAATACGTGGCGGTTCCGGAGAAGGTGATCTGGCAAAACGACCGGTCCAAATTGTCTCCGGAGGTGGCCAGCCTGCAGGAGCCGTTCGGCAACGCCGTCTTCGCCACCAACGCCCATGACTTGTCGGGCCAGAGCGTCGCCATTCTCGGGTGCGGCGCCATCGGCCTGTTTTCCGTCGGGATTGCCCGCGCTTCGGGGGCAGCCCGCATACTGGGCGTCGACCTGAACGACTATCGCCTGGGCCTGGCCCGGAAAATGGGAGCCCACCAGGTTCTGAACGCCACCGGGGCCGGAGGCGCGCAGGGGATCGCCGATTGGCTGGTCCGGAACAACGACGGGCTGGGCGTCGACATCGTCCTGGAGATGAGCGGCGCGCCGTCGGCCATCGACGCCGCCTTTCGCGGTGTCCGGAACGGGGGACGGGTCACCTTGTTCGGGATCCCCTCGAATCCGGTGCAGATCGACGTCGCCGAACAGATGATCTTCAAGAACCTGACGGTTCTGGCGCTCCACGGACGCCGTATCTTCGATACCTGGTACCGCACCCGTTGGCTGTTGGAAAGCGGGGTCGTGGACCTCACGCCCCTGATCACGCGGCAGTTGGGACTGGAAGACATCCACCAGGCCATGGAATTGCTGGCCAGCGGCGAAGCCTGCAAGATCATCCTGCGTCCCGGCGCCGATTACTCCCACTACTCCGGAGCGTCGGTCCAGGAGACATCCGAGACCACCGCCGCGAGAGGCGCGATACACCTGTAG